Sequence from the Corvus moneduloides isolate bCorMon1 chromosome 18, bCorMon1.pri, whole genome shotgun sequence genome:
gcccagcccagccccgagcGCAGTAGGTGCCGTGAGGGGTATCCAGGAGCACTGGCTCTCATAAGGGTCCTGCAGGAGATTAAGCCTGTTAAGGTCAGGCTGCTGCCTCCGTCAAGTTATCACCTGGCTCCTGCCAGCTATGCTGGTTTTTGGagtgcagctgctctgtcccaatgctctgctgatttcagtggaaagcagccctgcagcaacGCAACTTCAACCCCCGAGTAAGCAACAAGTCAAGGAGTCAGGGTGGAGTCAAAGGTGGAGAATGAGATTTATGTCAGTGCTGAGCAGGCAGAAaaatgagagcagcagcagggaggagcccCAGCTTGATTCAGGCCTCTGTATCAACTCTGGCCTGAGCTAAGCACCAGTGACACCAGACAGGCTGGATCTGGACGTAGGAAATAACATTTCCTCCACCTCATTTTATTCAGATttaatctggtttttttccacgTGAGCACCAGTTCCAGCATTAACAGAGCAGCTTTTGCTCTCATGCtgggctgcacagctctggcagAACAAGAGGACAGGGCAGCAGTGAAGCATCAATGTGAgtgagaatcacagaacaaaatgcaaacaacCCATTTATACTTAACCAACGTTGTCCTCATGTGTAAATAGCAAGGAAATGTCAGTTCTGACCTCCTGGAAACCCTTGGTGACAACCTGGGCCAGTGTGGGACAGAAAAGTGTGGCTCATGTGATGGGCTCTAGTTTCCTCCACTGATTCCTTGGAATCTGAGCACAGCAGTGGGGGTAAAGTGGCCAATCCTGGCCACACAGGCCACTGTCAACTTGATTTTCAGATAAAATCTCTCTTCATTTTAAGAGGCTTCATCTTTCAAGGACTCCAGCTCTCCCAAGATTGCgctgtttcagttttctgctgCTTAGATTCCGGGGCAGTTCCCCCAGTTTGCTGACGACTCGCCCCACTGGATCGTGCTCATCCACCTACTGCCGGGGAACGGTGTTCCTGCTTCTGTGTCAATCCTCAACCCTCTTGTCTCCATCTAGTGTCCAAATCACATCCGGACTCTCTCCCAGCCCAGTGAGACCAGCAGTCTTCACAGCTTGCACGTCATTGTGCCCACATCCCAAACACAGCTCATCAGGCTCGGACTGACATCAGCACTCCCAACCCCTTCTCTGAGAAGGCCACCATTGTTTCATGTCCCTCCAGTTTTACCCCAGGTGGAGAAGAGCTGCTGGACTGCCTCAATGGGAAGCATAGGGAGAGATCTGAGAGCTTGGAACTAATCACAACGATCCTTACCCACCTTCTCAGGTTTTAATAACATCAGGTTATTCTTGCTTCCTATCAGCCaaagaaataagcagaaatTCCAGTCAGTGCAGGCTCCTGGCTGGCTCCAGCTCCACGTGCTGGAGTGGTTCAAGGCCTgatactgctgctgctgaaggtgcaataaaataatttctgagggCAGAATGATGCTCTTAACCTGGCTTGGTGTGGCCTTGGGTGAATTTGAGTGTTTCCCTCGGCGTGTTTGAGTGTTACAGGAGTTACTAAACTCTCCCAGTaacctcagcagctcctcatcgCAGCCTCCCTCCCCAGCGAGCAGTGACTGCAAACCCCAAGTCACCCACCCCACGTCCTTTATCTGCCTCCATACAGACAGAGCTGCTCTTTCCCACCTCAGGAAAGGAAGCGGAGGAGCTTTGGAGGTGCTCAGATCACTCAGCAgcatcccacagatcccagaTTTGCCTTGGAGCATTTATTTGGTGACACCATGGCACTGCTGTGAGCACCTCACAACCCTCAGCACCAGCCACACAATTATGTATCTGCTCAGCACCTCCTCATCACCACGAGCTGCCAAAATCCCTGTGCAGATCCTTCTCTGTCACAAACGCCATCCAGGCTAGGAccatcccactgccagcaggacGCAGGGCAACGCTTTCCTCACCTCTGTGCTTGTCCTCCCTTGTCCTGCTTTGCCAGAGGAGTCCATAAGGTGTTGGTGACATGAAGCAAGGACAGCAGGGAGACACCAAGGCACATCCTGTGCCTAGAGGCAGAGGGAATGGTGCTCATTTCCTGGAGAAGGGAACCTTTTGGGGGGCCTCAGAGCAGCCTCTCAATACCTGCAAAGAGTAGGCGACCATGAGGGTTGGGCCAAGTTTTGTGCTCAGGTGCAGAATGAGAGAACAGACacaaaaatcaaactaaaaaGGCTCTGACTGGATACAGGGAGAATGTTCACCCTGAGGACAgtggagcagtgggaaggggaTCAGCAAGGCTGTGCAGCCTCTGTTCCTAGGGGTTTCCACCACCTGACTGGACCTGCCTTGAGCAGGTCGGACCAGGGATCTCCTGTACTTCCACAGGCACAAGCACAGGCAGGATGGAGCAGGACTGCTCTCACCATATGTGGTCAGCAAAGGTCCTCACACCTCAACTGCCCTAGCTACTCACCTGGGACCCCACCCCAGCAACACCCCCTGTTCTGGGAGCTCCAtggagctcagccctgcctgtccccatgGAGCTACGCTGTCCATGTACCCGCGCCTGGACTGCACTGTGGACACTcctgtctcctgctgctccaaCCTCCCACTTGGATTTCCCAGACAGCAGAAACCTGCTGTGTTACCACACCTCCTCTGACAACCACTGGACATCAAGGGAAACAGCTGTTCCCACCAAGGCTATCCCACTCTGGTGCCGTGCAGTTGTGCCCTAAACAAGAAGgtcactgctcccagcactgtggTCACCTTTGGCTCCTGGCTTGTCTTCCAGCATGGAACAGCCCCATCCTTCATTTCCAGCCACGGAAAAGCCCAGGGTCCTTGTGGGCTTGGTCACAGGGAGGTCTCAGGTAGACTAAGGCTGTATGTACATCCAGAGGGTCATTTGGATCACTTCCAGGGGGGTCTGGGTTTGCAGCCACTTGCTGCCTTGGCATTCCTGAGCACAGGTGATCCAGACACGCTGCTGGACCGACCCCTCATCGGAGGGCCCTGGGGGGCAGCAGGGGTTGTCGGAGTGCTCTGGTTTTTCCACCTTTCTGTGCCGGGGCTGGAAGACAGGCAAATCCTGTCCATGGGGGCGCTCAGCCGGATGACAGACTGGGAACGTCCTCTGCCAGGAGCCCCCCAGCCTTTGGAGCAAGCATCGCTGCTGGGATGCCTCCAGCCACACAACTTCTCCTTGTGGACGGGCTCAGATGTGGCCGGAGGCACGGAGGCCGGTGGGTGGACGGCTCGCAGGGGAGGCCCCCTGCAGTGTGGGGAAAGGCCAGGCTGGTTTCGGGGGGCAGGCGGGGGGCTCCAGAGCAGCGTATGGAGCTTGGCTACATCTTCTTTCCTCATCCGTGGAGCTGCCCAGGCGGGACCCTGGGGCTTGGCACCAAACAGAGACTCGTCACAGAAGGACGGAGCGTGGCTTCGGGACCTCGGAGGGCGACAAGCGGAGAAACACGTGTTCGTTAGAGTGGGGGAAATCAGCAGGGGAGTGACCGAGAGCCGGCGGGGAAGCCGAGCCCGGGCTGGGGAAGTCGAGGGGCTCCGTAGGGCGCCCCGGGGACACCGACGCGTAGTGAGCCCCGAAACCCGGGGCAGCGGGGATCCGAGCCGAGGGAGCGTCCCGAGCCGCCGCTCACCTGCACTGACTCCCGGGCCGGGACGTGCCGGCAGCGGGAGCCGCCGGAGCCGCCCAGGGCGGCGGGAAggcgggaggcggcgggcggGCCCCCGCGGGGCGGCCGAACAGCGACTCATCCACGAAGGACGGGCCGCacccggcggcggccgcgggggccACGCGGAGGGCGGGCGGCGGTCCGCTGCGGAGCCACGGCCCAGGGCCGGACCCGCCGCCCCGCATggccgcggccccggggcgggcgcgggACGGGCCCGGCCCCTTCCGCCCCCTCACGTGGTTCCGCCGCCGGGACCGCCATGGCGCCGCCGCGCGcccgccgccagccccgcggAGCGCCGGTacgggggcacggggggacggggggcggcggggagggtTCCGAGCGAGGCGGGTCCCTGCACCCCGCGCCGCTACGCCCGGCACTAGGGTCCCCGGTCTCCATGTGCCGCTGCCCCCCGTGCCGGTATCCTTAGTGccaatgtccccagtgcccGTATTCCTGGTACGGGTGTCTCCACTGCCGGTGTCCCCAGTACCCCTATCCCAGTGCCGATGTCCTGAGTACCAGTGTCTCGGTGCCGGTGTCCCCAGTGCCAATGTCCCCAGTACCCACAGTCCCCAGCACTGGTGCCCCTGCCTGCCAtgccagcagtgcagagctgcagtgcccTGACAGCCATCACCACAGCCATGTTCCGCACTGTCCCCAGGTCCCTGTGACCCCACTGCCTGCCTTCCCTACCACGGCCGAGGAGGACGATGGCGCCGATGCTGAGCTCGACACTCAGGCCATGGTGCGGGCCCAGaaccagaagaagaagaaatccGGGGGCTTCCAGTCCATGGGTGCGTGTGGGGCAGGGGACAGCTGTCCCTCGGACAGGgactgtcccctcctgcccatGCCCCCTCACTTGTCTCTGTTCGCCTAGGCCTCAGCTACCCCGTCTTCAAGGGCATCATGAAGAAGGGCTACAAGGTGCCCACACCCATCCAGAGGAAGGTGAGCATGGGGAGCCCTGGGTCCCTGCCCGagggggtggcagtgggacagTGATAGTGACGGTGGTGTCCCACAGACCATCCCCGCCATCCTGCGTGGCCGGGATGTGGTGGCGATGGCGCGGACAGGCAGCGGGAAGACGGCCTGTTTCCTCATCCCCATGTTCGAGCGGCTGAAGGCGCCCAGCCAGGCCGGGGCACGTGCCCTCATCCTCTCACCCACCCGGGAGCTGGCCCTGCAGACCCTCAAGTTCACCAAGGAGGTACAGGGGACAACGGGGCCAAGTGGCAACAATGAGGGCAATGGGTTTGGTTCTACATCCCACCAATATGTTTCTTCCTCACCCTACAGTTGGGCAAGTTCACTGGCTTGAAGACAGCCCTGATCCTGGGAGGAGACAAGTaagctgtccccatgtcccctccaATCCCTGCTTCCTGAGCATCCCCAAAACCTGGTGAGGGGCCGAGCTGCCCAGTGCCACCGCAGTCTCCCCTTTCTCACAGGATGGAGGACCAGTTTGCTGCCCTGCACGAGAACCCTGACATGTGAGTGAGGTGAAGGAAGGGGACCTGGTGGGGAATGGCCACCAGCCATCCGGGGACATCACTGGTGTTTAGAGCCAGTGTGCCTGATGGGCATTCCTGGTGTTCCCTTGGAGCAGCCTCCTGTGGGACAACAGGATTTCTACTGTATCTTCTTTGGGTTGGATTTGGGACCTGCTCCCAGGATGGTGTGGGGACACTGTCTCCCCCTCAGCCTGGTCCTGTCACCACCTCTGTCCCCACAGAATCATAGCCACCCCTGGGCGCCTGGTGCACGTGGCAGTGGAGATGAAGCTGAAGCTGCACACCATGGAGTACGTGGTGTTCGACGAGGCTGACAGGTCCGCACGGGGGCACAGGGcgtccccagggctggcagtgtCCCCACGTGGCTAAGATGCCCAGGGTGTGGCAAGGAGGGACCTGCCATGTCCCATATCCCCTCCCCTGCAGGCTCTTCGAGAtgggctttgctgagcagctccaggagatcATCACCCGGCTCCCAGACTGCCACCAGACCGTGCTGTTCTCCGCCACGCTGCCCAAGCTGCTCGTCGAGTTTGCCCGGGCTGGTGAGGAACGGGGGgcaggtggcactggggacagggacacagcacaGTCCCTCAGCCAGGCCgagcccagcactgggaaaacagagctggatTAACGCTGGGCCAAGTGGATGTCCCTAGCAGCACATGCCATATGTGACCCGTGTCCCGTGTGTCACCACAGGCCTCACTGAGCCAATGCTGATCCGCCTGGATGTGGAGTCCAAGCTGAGCGAGCAGCTCAAGGTGAGATGGGCTGGGGGAGTTCAAGATGGGCTTTgtgccccccaccccctgcAAGCCACCTGCTCCTGAGGAGGGGACAAGGGTGGCACAGGGCTGAGCACTGCCCTCACGCTGCAGCTGGCGTTCTTCCATGTGCGTGGGGACGACAAACCAGCCGTGCTGCTCCACCTGCTCCGCAGTGTGGTGAAGCCCCAGGACCAGACTGTGGTCTTTGTGGCCACCAAGCACCACACGGAGTATCTGAAGGAGGTAAGTGGCATTTGGGG
This genomic interval carries:
- the RITA1 gene encoding RBPJ-interacting and tubulin-associated protein 1; this encodes MRGGGSGPGPWLRSGPPPALRVAPAAAAGCGPSFVDESLFGRPAGARPPPPAFPPPWAAPAAPAAGTSRPGSQCRSRSHAPSFCDESLFGAKPQGPAWAAPRMRKEDVAKLHTLLWSPPPAPRNQPGLSPHCRGPPLRAVHPPASVPPATSEPVHKEKLCGWRHPSSDACSKGWGAPGRGRSQSVIRLSAPMDRICLSSSPGTERWKNQSTPTTPAAPQGPPMRGRSSSVSGSPVLRNAKAASGCKPRPPWK